In Effusibacillus lacus, the DNA window GGAAGGCGCTGCAAATCGTCAAGACTTCGGATATCCTGCGGTTGAACCCTCGCATTGTCAAAATTCCGTTTGTGAAATGGAACATTCTCATAGCAGCGCTTTACCGTCTCTTTCAGTCTTTCAAGTTGAATCTTTTGCAGTTCTTCCCGTGAGATGGTTTCTATACCGGGATTAAAAATCATCGGATTTTACCCCCTATCTGTAACGAGGTTACTCACTTAGGCTTTACACGTGCGTAAGTGCCCAGCGCCACCGCCACCAGTTCACCGTCTCCCGTTGTTATGCGGGCTTCCATGACGATTATTTTTGAACCCCTTTTGATCACCTTGGACTCTGCCAGCAACAAGTCTCCTCGCGCCGGTGCAAGATAGCTGATCTTGCTTTCCACCGTTACGCATTGCTGCACACCGTCGACATGGGGAGCAGCCGCATACCCCATAGCCACATCGGCCAAAGTGCTGGTGACGCCGCCGTGAACCACCCCGTCGATGCTATTGTAAAAATCCGGGCGAATCTTCAAAGCCGCTTTGCATCCTTGGTCGTCCAGATGTTGGATCTCAATTCCCAGGTAATGATTG includes these proteins:
- a CDS encoding PaaI family thioesterase; this translates as MSTESKNRFNHYLGIEIQHLDDQGCKAALKIRPDFYNSIDGVVHGGVTSTLADVAMGYAAAPHVDGVQQCVTVESKISYLAPARGDLLLAESKVIKRGSKIIVMEARITTGDGELVAVALGTYARVKPK